A stretch of Desulfitobacterium dichloroeliminans LMG P-21439 DNA encodes these proteins:
- a CDS encoding (2Fe-2S)-binding protein gives MAANRIICTKNNVDYVSIRKAMTAGARTKEEIAASAGVCTECEGCQSELETILSSVCGCKKVSLATVIEAVKAGADTVEKVSEVTGAGTGVDEVTGEECGKCKGLIQNIIDLGR, from the coding sequence ATGGCAGCTAATAGAATAATTTGCACTAAGAATAATGTGGACTACGTGTCAATCAGAAAGGCAATGACGGCAGGTGCAAGAACAAAAGAAGAAATCGCGGCCAGTGCAGGTGTTTGTACTGAATGTGAGGGCTGTCAATCCGAATTAGAAACTATACTTAGCTCTGTTTGCGGATGTAAAAAAGTTTCCTTGGCAACTGTAATTGAGGCAGTTAAAGCAGGTGCCGATACTGTGGAAAAAGTTAGCGAGGTTACTGGAGCGGGTACAGGAGTAGACGAGGTCACTGGTGAGGAATGTGGCAAGTGTAAGGGCTTGATTCAGAATATCATTGATTTAGGAAGATAA